In Thamnophis elegans isolate rThaEle1 chromosome 4, rThaEle1.pri, whole genome shotgun sequence, the following proteins share a genomic window:
- the HMGN3 gene encoding high mobility group nucleosome-binding domain-containing protein 3 isoform X4 yields the protein MFFCPKKYLQQCSVLQNDQFPEGAEAKDAAKITKQEPTRRSARLSAKPAPPKPESKPRKSAKKEPGTKANKGSKGKKNEKQEAAKEGTELNQ from the exons ATGTTTTTCTGCCCCAAGAAGTATCTACAGCAATGCTCAGTGCTTCAAAATGACCAG TTTCCAGAGGGTGCTGAAGCCAAGGATGCagcaaaaataacaaaacaagag CCAACAAGACGATCTGCAAGATTATCAGCT AAACCTGCTCCACCAAAACCTGAGTCTAAGCCGAGGAAAAGCGCCAAG AAGGAACCTGGAACAAAGGCTAATAAAGGTTCTAAAGGGAAGAAGAATGAAAAACAGGAAGCTGCAAAGGAAG GCACAGAATTGAATCAGTAG
- the HMGN3 gene encoding high mobility group nucleosome-binding domain-containing protein 3 isoform X2 yields the protein MFFCPKKYLQQCSVLQNDQFPEGAEAKDAAKITKQEPTRRSARLSAKPAPPKPESKPRKSAKKEPGTKANKGSKGKKNEKQEAAKEGTTPSENGESKAEEAQN from the exons ATGTTTTTCTGCCCCAAGAAGTATCTACAGCAATGCTCAGTGCTTCAAAATGACCAG TTTCCAGAGGGTGCTGAAGCCAAGGATGCagcaaaaataacaaaacaagag CCAACAAGACGATCTGCAAGATTATCAGCT AAACCTGCTCCACCAAAACCTGAGTCTAAGCCGAGGAAAAGCGCCAAG AAGGAACCTGGAACAAAGGCTAATAAAGGTTCTAAAGGGAAGAAGAATGAAAAACAGGAAGCTGCAAAGGAAGGTACTACACCATCTGAAAATGGTGAAAGTAAAGCTGAAGAG GCACAGAATTGA
- the HMGN3 gene encoding high mobility group nucleosome-binding domain-containing protein 3 isoform X1: MFFCPKKYLQQCSVLQNDQFPEGAEAKDAAKITKQEPTRRSARLSAKPAPPKPESKPRKSAKKEPGTKANKGSKGKKNEKQEAAKEGTTPSENGESKAEEVLYISC, encoded by the exons ATGTTTTTCTGCCCCAAGAAGTATCTACAGCAATGCTCAGTGCTTCAAAATGACCAG TTTCCAGAGGGTGCTGAAGCCAAGGATGCagcaaaaataacaaaacaagag CCAACAAGACGATCTGCAAGATTATCAGCT AAACCTGCTCCACCAAAACCTGAGTCTAAGCCGAGGAAAAGCGCCAAG AAGGAACCTGGAACAAAGGCTAATAAAGGTTCTAAAGGGAAGAAGAATGAAAAACAGGAAGCTGCAAAGGAAGGTACTACACCATCTGAAAATGGTGAAAGTAAAGCTGAAGAGGTACTTTATATATCCTGCTGA
- the HMGN3 gene encoding high mobility group nucleosome-binding domain-containing protein 3 isoform X3 — MPKRKFPEGAEAKDAAKITKQEPTRRSARLSAKPAPPKPESKPRKSAKKEPGTKANKGSKGKKNEKQEAAKEGTTPSENGESKAEEVLYISC; from the exons TTTCCAGAGGGTGCTGAAGCCAAGGATGCagcaaaaataacaaaacaagag CCAACAAGACGATCTGCAAGATTATCAGCT AAACCTGCTCCACCAAAACCTGAGTCTAAGCCGAGGAAAAGCGCCAAG AAGGAACCTGGAACAAAGGCTAATAAAGGTTCTAAAGGGAAGAAGAATGAAAAACAGGAAGCTGCAAAGGAAGGTACTACACCATCTGAAAATGGTGAAAGTAAAGCTGAAGAGGTACTTTATATATCCTGCTGA